The following coding sequences are from one Chiloscyllium punctatum isolate Juve2018m chromosome 48, sChiPun1.3, whole genome shotgun sequence window:
- the rab11a gene encoding ras-related protein Rab-11A, with product MGARDDEYDYLFKVVLIGDSGVGKSNLLSRFTRNEFNLESKSTIGVEFATRSIQVDGKTIKAQIWDTAGQERYRAITSAYYRGAVGALLVYDIAKHLTYENVERWLKELRDHADNNIVIMLVGNKSDLRHLRAVPTDEAKAFAEKNGLSFIETSALDSTNVETAFQTILTEIYRIVSQKQMSDRRENDMSPSNNVVPIHMPPTTENKPKMQCCQNI from the exons tggtgctGATTGGCGATTCAGGTGTTGGAAAAAGTAATCTCCTATCACGCTTCACACGCaatgagttcaacctggaaagtAAGAGCACAATTGGAGTGGAATTTGCAACGAGAAGTATCCAGGTAGATGGGAAGACAATTAAGGCACAAATCTGGGACACAGCCGGGCAGGAGCGATACCGAGCCATCACCTCTGC ATATTATCGAGGGGCAGTTGGTGCTCTGTTGGTTTATGATATTGCCAAACACCTTACCTATGAGAATGTGGAAAGGTGGTTGAAGGAGCTGAGAGATCATGCGGACAATAACATCGTCATCATGCTTGTAGGGAACAAGAGTGATCTCCGTCATCTCCGAGCTGTGCCTACAGATGAGGCTAAAGCCTTTGCAG aaaaAAATGGTTTATCCTTTATTGAAACCTCCGCTTTAGACTCTACAAATGTAGAgactgcattccagactatccTCACAG AAATTTATCGTATTGTGTCACAGAAGCAAATGTCAGACAGACGTGAAAACGACATGTCACCAAGTAACAATGTGGTCCCTATTCACATGCCTCCAACTACTGAGAATAAACCAAAGATGCAGTGCTGTCAAAACATCTAA